Proteins co-encoded in one Pocillopora verrucosa isolate sample1 chromosome 1, ASM3666991v2, whole genome shotgun sequence genomic window:
- the LOC131789997 gene encoding transcription factor E2F8-like translates to MESKTVTQTFVASDVCDHSNTDYIASDNDETESVCVSSSHSIPLRRYPSLAELSSIATNCEGTNITTVDLSMEEKKLMLAPNTEDCKIQTSNQLNSIWNRGPPVTPPKVAEAGKNSSNQCGDDPLTPTANLKMLVSAASPAIRDRETRKRELFPGESFNTFETLHSAASVLISNSGQSDALRSERDLSDESSHVVYGENKITISRKDKSLGLLCQKFLSKYPEYPKANEFIEIGLDDVAKDLSVERRRIYDIVNVLESVEVISRYAKNRYVWHGKSRLPSTLIKLKHYAVSKGLKLKPSFPGKEHLKSKDTKKEKSKVPVTSALSSQLPLILPKNSSLVSLVQALKPHVSQMNNNLMPPPATVKDSTAEEKAGKNLKFRDNEYCRKDKSLGVLSQKFLMMFLVSETRHVTLEDAANVLIGEEEEGQTKYKTKVRRLYDIANILSSLQLIEKVHIHSIQAGRKPGFRWIGIDPDKLELLVPNTQDEVDNPPTVHRVSGEKRNELQFDEDEESAVGRFIRRRPSQQQIRPKTGETEASKSKLPRSRSERVLSTKKGGQRECEDGFSVQEIAASFGVGSSTGSPTEAKFRAELKKLHQQYPDRMSQLLSACSYSDDFEARKSRRSLFMPQTSELDGAPEPKRRRSADDAYSIRQDTDAGFSHSTTSPFKSLQEGKSVPSVTSPKQTSPTGKLNLASPEQKILLERQKQRQLLEEQEGFDSQDERWKRMERELDKAFPKGGPTRPMMVHQSSSPLPYDALVEQTSVAIQASLIDDLSPLKPLSYYRKVKSPWKNTESQQSSCTTSSPVPIQGGSVMNALSNPHAMSPVPILPATERPASVNNACPNSAYFLQIPVSAGGNGGSVVWATPTPPSGSSTPSPDQLIKMAASPVNAPLLYSPRSLTPTPEPVSLEPSVAGKQQAVITTPLVTVLEPQQVRPVQQTLSIQLPAIPQVGKAELHSVTPITGNITPLQFATPLVKLTDLKKVVSMETPTTTVQLLTDVSKRLSLPFSGEQSM, encoded by the exons ATGGAATCTAAAACAGTTACGCAGACTTTCGTCGCTTCGGATGTATGCGATCATTCAAACACAGATTATATAGCGAGCGACAATGATGAGACTGAAAGTGTTTGTGTTAGTTCATCGCATTCGATTCCTTTACGTCGATATCCCTCGCTGGCAGAGCTTTCCTCTATAGCCACAAACTGTGAAGGAACTAATATAACTACTGTCGATTTATCGATGGAGGAGAAGAAACTAATGCTAGCTCCCAACACCGAAGATTGTAAAATTCAAACTTCAAATCAGCTGAATAGTATCTGGAACCGAGGGCCGCCAGTCACACCACCAAAGGTTGCCGAAGCAGGCAAAAACTCGTCAAATCAATGTGGAGACGATCCCTTAACTCCGACTGCTAACCTTAAAATGCTCGTCAGTGCTGCTAGTCCAGCAATCCGCGATCGGGAAACCAGGAAGAGAGAATTATTTCCAGGTGAAAGTTTTAACACCTTTGAGACGCTCCACTCAGCGGCGAGTGTGCTAATATCAAACTCAGGACAGTCTGATGCACTTAGAAGTGAGCGGGATTTGAGTGATGAATCTTCTCATGTTGTATATGGAGAAAACAAGATAACCATCAGCCGGAAAGACAAGTCGCTGGGGCTTCTGTGTCAGAA GTTTTTGTCCAAATATCCAGAATACCCAAAAGCTAACGAGTTTATCGAGATTGGCCTTGATGATGTGGCAAAGGACCTTa GTGTGGAAAGGAGGCGAATCTATGACATTGTCAATGTTTTAGAAAGTGTAGAAGTTATTAGCCGATATGCAAAGAACAGATATGTCTGGCATGGAAAATCAAGACTTCCCTCTACTCTAATAAAGCTTAag CACTATGCCGTATCAAAAGGGCTGAAATTAAAGCCCTCATTTCCAGGAAAGGAACATCTAAAATCAAAAGACACTAAAAAGGAAAAG agTAAAGTTCCAGTTACATCAGCATTGTCCAGCCAGTTACCTTTAATCCTCCCAAAGAATTCTAGTCTTGTGTCCCTTGTTCAAGCTTTAAAACCTCATGTGTcccaaatgaacaacaacctCATGCCACCACCTGCCACTGTGAAAGACAGTACAGCAGAAGAAAAAGCTGgtaaaaatctgaaatttagAG ATAATGAATACTGCAGAAAAGACAAGTCATTGGGAGTTCTCAGTCAAAAGTTTTTGATGATGTTTCTCGTCTCTGAG ACAAGACATGTGACCCTAGAGGATGCTGCAAATGTACTGATTGGTGAGGAGGAAGAAGGCCAAACAAAGTATAAAA CTAAAGTCAGACGACTGTATGACATTGCCAACATACTATCAAGCCTTCAGTTAATAGAGAAAGTGCACATCCACAGCATCCAGGCAGGAAGGAAACCTGGCTTCAGATGGATAGGAATAGATCCTGATAAACTGGAATTATTGGTACCCAACACCCAAG ATGAGGTGGACAACCCACCAACAGTACACAGGGTCTCTGGAGAAAAGAGAAACGAACTCCAGTTTGATGAAGACGAAGAAA GTGCTGTAGGACGTTTTATCAGGCGGAGACCAAGCCAGCAACAAATTAGACCAAAGACAGGGGAGACTGAAGCAAGCAAAAGCAAGTTGCCGCGTTCACGATCAGAGAGAGTCTTGAGCACGAAGAAAGGAGGTCAGCGAGAATGCGAGGATGGTTTTTCAGTTCAAGAGATCGCAGCTTCGTTTG GTGTGGGTTCATCAACAGGCAGTCCAACTGAAGCTAAATTCCGTGCAGAGTTGAAGAAACTACACCAACAGTACCCTGATC GTATGTCGCAGTTACTTTCAGCTTGCAGTTATTCAGACGATTTCGAAGCTAGAAAGAGTCGTCGTTCCTTGTTCATGCCACAAACATCAGAACTGGACGGTGCTCCAGAGCCGAAACGAAGACGAAGCGCCGACGATGCGTACTCCATCAGGCAAGACACAGATGCTGGATTTTCACATTCAACGACTTCACCGTTCAAAAGTCTTCAAGAAGGAAAGAGCGTTCCTTCAGTTACCAGCCCTAAACAGACAAGTCCGACCGGAAAATTAAATCTGGCATCCCCTGAACAAAAGATTCTCTTAGAGAGACAAAAACAGCGGCAACTATTAGAAGAACAGGAGGGGTTTGACTCTCAAGATGAACGTTGGAAGCGCATGGAACGCGAGCTGGATAAAGCTTTTCCTAAAGGGGGACCAACCCGTCCAATGATGGTCCATCAGTCTTCGTCACCCCTGCCCTACGACGCACTCGTAGAGCAAACGTCTGTAGCCATTCAAGCCAGTCTTATAGACGACTTAAGCCCTCTGAAACCATTGAGCTATTACCGAAAGGTTAAGTCCCCTTGGAAAAATACTGAGTCTCAACAGAGCTCTTGTACAACTTCATCGCCTGTTCCAATTCAGGGTGGATCTGTCATGAATGCGCTCTCCAATCCGCACGCGATGTCGCCGGTGCCAATTCTTCCGGCAACAGAGCGTCCTGCTAGTGTTAACAACGCATGCCCGAACAGTGCTTACTTTTTGCAAATCCCTGTTTCAGCAGGAGGTAACGGGGGGTCAGTAGTGTGGGCcacacccacccctccctctgGTAGCTCAACACCTTCTCCAGACCAACTCATTAAGATGGCGGCATCGCCTGTGAACGCACCACTGCTTTACAGTCCCAGGTCACTCACGCCCACTCCTGAACCTGTTTCATTGGAGCCGTCTGTTGCTGGTAAACAACAAGCGGTTATCACAACTCCCTTGGTCACCGTGCTTGAACCTCAGCAAGTTCGCCCCGTGCAACAGACCTTATCAATTCAACTTCCAGCAATTCCTCAAGTAGGCAAAGCCGAATTGCATTCAGTCACGCCCATCACGGGCAATATTACTCCATTGCAGTTTGCTACTCCATTGGTCAAACTCACAGATCTCAAAAAGGTCGTTTCCATGGAAACACCTACTACTACAGTACAGCTGCTGACGGATGTGTCTAAACGCCTGTCACTTCCGTTTTCGGGTGAACAATCTATGtag